Genomic segment of Verrucomicrobium sp.:
TTACAGCTACGGCTATCCGGCCTGCCCCCGCTACCGGGGAGACTGGCTCTGCACCCCCAGCGGGAACCTGGTCTTCGGCTTCATCAACAGCAACAGCCAGAAGGAAACCGGCGGGACCGATCCCGGCCAGAACGACTGGTCCTACGCCTGGGTCAATTGGAACGAGCTGAGCTGGAACAAAGCCGCCATGGGCCAGCCGCCCACCGGGTCCCTGACCGTCAATACCCAGGGGAGCGGGGCGGGCGGCGTCAGCCTGAATTGGTCGGTCAAGGCGTCCGAGTCGGAATAGGGCGCGTCCGGGCCGGATTCCCTCGCCGCTTGCCAAACTCCGGCAAACGGTTTTAATCCGGCCATGTCTTCGGCCAAGCAGCACACGCTCCAAAAGGAAGTGACCGTCAAGGGGACGGCCCTCCACACGGGGAGCCACGTCACCCTGACCCTCAAGCCCGCTCCCACCGGCACCGGCTACGTTTTCAAGCGGACCGACCTGGCCGACGAGCCGACGGTCGCCGCCCACATCGACCAAGTCCGCCAGACGGAGCGCGCCACCACCCTGGGAGAGGGCAACGTGAAGATCCACACCGTGGAGCACGTCCTGGCCAGCCTGCGCGGCTGCGGCGTGGACAACGCCATCATCGAGCTGGACGCCAACGAGCCCCCCATCGGCGATGGCAGCGGGTCCCTCTTCGTCGACGCCATCGCGGAGGCGGGCCTCTTGGAGCAGGACCTTCCGGCCAAGGCCTACGAGCTGCGCGAGCCCGTCTGCGTCACCGGCAAGGACGGCGCCCATATGGCCGCCTGGCCCAGCGACACCTTCCAGGTCACCTGCACCAACGCCAACCATACCGGCAACTTCACCCAGTTCCTCCACTGGAAGCATGAGCCCTCCCGCTTCGCCCGGGAGCTCGGCCAGGCGCGCACCTTCGTCTTTTACGAGGAGGTCCAGCCCCTCATGGAGAAGGGCCTCATCAAGGGCGGCAGCCTGGAGAACGCCATCGTCATCAAGGGAGACTCCCTGGTCAGCCGCCAGCCCCTGCGCTACCAGGACGAGCTGGTCCGCCACAAGATCTTCGACATCGTCGGCGACCTGGCGCTGTTCCCCCTGAAGCTGAAGGCCCACATCGTGGCCAGCAAGCCGAGCCACGGCCTCAACGTCGAGCTGGCCAAGGCCATCGCCAAGCAATACCGCAACTACGTCTCCCAGCTCATGCCGGTGGAGAACATCCCCGTGGGAGAGGGCGCCCTCGACATCAACGGGGTGATGAAGATCCTGCCCCACCGCTACCCCTTCCTCCTGGTCGACCGCATCCTCCAGTTCCCGGCGGAGAACAAGGCCATCGGCCAGAAGACGGTCACCATCAACGAGCCCTTCTTCCCCGGCCACTTCCCGGGGCACCCGATCATGCCGGGCGTCCTCCAGATCGAGGCCATGGCCCAGGTGGCCAGCATCCTCATGCTCCGCCAGGCGGAAAACGCCGGGCGCCTCGGCTACTTCATGAGCGTCGACAAGGCCAAGTTCCGCCGCCCCGTCATGCCGGGGGACACCCTCATCATGGAGGTGGAGCTGACCAAGTCCCGCGCCAAGATCGGCAAGGCCCGCGGCCAGTGCCTGGTCAACGGCCAGGTCGTCTGCGAGGCCGACCTCATGTTCGCCCTGGTCGACGGCTAGGACTTCCGCCCGCATGGCCATCCACCCCACCGCCGTTGTCGATCCCGGAGCCCGGCTGGGAGCCGGCGTCGAGGTCGGCCCCTACGCCGTCGTCGGCGCGGGCGTCGTCCTGGGCGACCGCTGCCGCGTCGACCACCACGCCTCCATCGAGGGGCCGGCGGAAATCGGCCCGGACAACCACTTCTTCCCCTTCTCCGCCATCGGCGGCCGGACGCAGGATCTCAAATACGCGGGGGAGCCCACCCACCTGCGGATCGGCGCGGGAAACCGCTTCCGGGAATTCACCACCGTCAACCGGGGCACCGCCCCCGGCGCCGCCACCGTCATCGGGGACGACAACCTCTTCCTGGCCTACGTCCACATCGCCCACGACTGCCGCGTGGGGAGCCACTGCGTCTTTTCCAACAACGGCACCCTGGCCGGACACGTCGTCGTCGACGACCACGTCATCCTGGGCGGCCTCTCCGCCGTCCACCAGTTCTGCCGGATCGGCCGCTACGGGATGGTCGGCGGGTGCAGCAAGATCGTCCAGGACGTCCCCCCTTACTGCCTGGCGGACGGGAACCCGGCCACGGTCCGTTCCCTGAACCTGGTGGGCCTGCGCCGCCATGGATTCTCCACCGAGCAGATCCGCGCCCTGCGGGACGCCCAGCGCCTCCTCTACGACGGGAACCTGAACACCACCCAGGCCCTGGCGAAGCTGGAGGAGGAATTCCCGGGCAACCCGGAAGTCTCCCGCCTGGTCGAGTTCGTCCGCACCTCGGAACGCGGCATCATCCGCTAGCGGGAAATAGCCGAATTAACGTACCATGGACATGGAACCGAAGGAGTCCCGCCGGGAAGCCCTGGCGGAATGGGCGGCCGTGATGGCCGATTACGCCGGGCAGATCGTCCTTCGCGAGAAGGCGGAGGCGGACGCCCTCGCCGACATGGAGCCCGAGCTGATCCAGAGTAGCCTGCGGCTGAAGGAGAGCCTTGGCCTGCCCGACACCCGCCCTTTCCACGAAGCTCTGGAGGACACCCTTTCCAACGCCTCCGACCCGGAGCGCATCACCCTCGAGCACCTTTTGAACCAGATCGACCAGGCCGACCTTCCCGCCCGCGTCCGCGACGCGCGCGACTACGGGCGGAACCTGGCGGGCCGGATCGACGCGCTCGCCCAGGCAGGCATCGAAAGCGAAGCCGACCGCGACGCCGCCGCGCTCAAGAAGGCGACGGCCCTGCAGGACTTCGCCGTGGGGAACCCGACCCGCCACGTCG
This window contains:
- a CDS encoding bifunctional UDP-3-O-[3-hydroxymyristoyl] N-acetylglucosamine deacetylase/3-hydroxyacyl-ACP dehydratase, producing MSSAKQHTLQKEVTVKGTALHTGSHVTLTLKPAPTGTGYVFKRTDLADEPTVAAHIDQVRQTERATTLGEGNVKIHTVEHVLASLRGCGVDNAIIELDANEPPIGDGSGSLFVDAIAEAGLLEQDLPAKAYELREPVCVTGKDGAHMAAWPSDTFQVTCTNANHTGNFTQFLHWKHEPSRFARELGQARTFVFYEEVQPLMEKGLIKGGSLENAIVIKGDSLVSRQPLRYQDELVRHKIFDIVGDLALFPLKLKAHIVASKPSHGLNVELAKAIAKQYRNYVSQLMPVENIPVGEGALDINGVMKILPHRYPFLLVDRILQFPAENKAIGQKTVTINEPFFPGHFPGHPIMPGVLQIEAMAQVASILMLRQAENAGRLGYFMSVDKAKFRRPVMPGDTLIMEVELTKSRAKIGKARGQCLVNGQVVCEADLMFALVDG
- the lpxA gene encoding acyl-ACP--UDP-N-acetylglucosamine O-acyltransferase, with protein sequence MAIHPTAVVDPGARLGAGVEVGPYAVVGAGVVLGDRCRVDHHASIEGPAEIGPDNHFFPFSAIGGRTQDLKYAGEPTHLRIGAGNRFREFTTVNRGTAPGAATVIGDDNLFLAYVHIAHDCRVGSHCVFSNNGTLAGHVVVDDHVILGGLSAVHQFCRIGRYGMVGGCSKIVQDVPPYCLADGNPATVRSLNLVGLRRHGFSTEQIRALRDAQRLLYDGNLNTTQALAKLEEEFPGNPEVSRLVEFVRTSERGIIR